One region of Sus scrofa isolate TJ Tabasco breed Duroc chromosome 3, Sscrofa11.1, whole genome shotgun sequence genomic DNA includes:
- the LOC110255267 gene encoding paired immunoglobulin-like type 2 receptor beta isoform X2: MGVGKFGEGCHPPRSSEGAWSSLSWGPHSPQQPPQRPLLRPRGLCLSSHPREESEAMGLPLLLPLLLLLLLLLLLLPPASLQGDHWAQPKALFHFGMNQQKQLSAPEGGSIRIPFSFDYSQDSGSVSNVKISWRWKHFHGDFIYKTTPRLIHKNFKNRLLLNWEEDMKNGSLQISNLRREDEGSYFCQVEMITEKYGEQKWQSIQGTELTITHAAKTATPGPTTSASTAATTAADLWDLEGKRSSGSWLLNKEAVVRLALPSAVLKIAILGLMVFLRWKRSKGLQTKARTPASQSRRSQSPPQGEPAPGGCELCPAQPLTHHPPSCSHAEDPSRIWRRNTRTLGTKNDGILYAPLTLHNVPSPAAPPCPPAHGGPQEETLFSALKT; the protein is encoded by the exons ATGGGGGTGGGCAAGTTTGGGGAAGGCTGCCACCCCCCTCGGTCCTCTGAAGGAGCCTGGTCCTCCCTCTCCTGGGGACCACACTCTCCCCAGCAGCCACCCCAGAGGCCTCTCCTCCGGCCTCGAGGGCTCTGCTTGTCTTCTCATCCCCGGGAGGAGAGTGAGGCCATGGGGctgcccctgctgctgcccctgctgctgctgctgctgctgttgctgctgctgctgccaccggCATCTCTGCAGGGTG aTCACTGGGCACAACCCAAAGCACTCTTTCACTTTGGGATGAACCAGCAGAAACAACTCTCAGCCCCTGAGGGTGGCTCCATCCGCATCCCCTTCTCCTTCGACTACTCCCAGGACTCAGGCAGCGTTTCCAATGTGAAAATATCCTGGAGATGGAAACACTTCCATGGGGATTTCATCTACAAAACGACCCCCCGACTCATCCATAAGAACTTCAAGAACCGACTCCTCCTGAACTGGGAAGAGGATATGAAGAACGGCTCCCTCCAGATCTCGAACCTGCGGAGGGAGGACGAGGGTTCGTACTTCTGCCAAGTGGAGATGATCACAGAGAAATACGGTGAACAGAAGTGGCAGTCCATCCAGGGGACCGAGCTCACGATCACACACG CTGCCAAGACGGCCACCCCGGGCCCCACCACTTCTGCCAGCACCGCGGCCACCACTGCAGCTGACCTCTGGGACCTGGAGGGGAAAAGGAGTTCAGGGTCTTGGCTCCTGAATAAGGAAGCAGTGGTCAGGTTGGCCCTGCCCAGCGCTGTGCTCAAGATCGCAATTTTGGGACTGATGGTCTTCCTCAGGTGGAAGAGAAGCAAAG GTCTGCAGACTAAAGCCAGAACCCCCGCCAG TCAGTCCAGGAGGTCACAGAGCCCCCCACAAGGAGAACCAGCCCCAGGTGGGTGTGAACTCTGTCCTGCCCAGCCTCTAACCCATCACCCACCCTCCTGTTCCCATGCAGAGGATCCTTCCAGAATCTGGAGGAGAAATACGAGAACATTGGGAACAAAG AATGATGGCATCCTCTATGCCCCCCTCACCCTTCACAACGTGCCCTCACCGGCCGCACCTCCATGCCCTCCCGCCCACGGGGGCCCCCAGGAAGAGACCCTGTTCTCTGCCCTGAAGACCTAA
- the LOC110255267 gene encoding paired immunoglobulin-like type 2 receptor beta isoform X1 yields the protein MGVGKFGEGCHPPRSSEGAWSSLSWGPHSPQQPPQRPLLRPRGLCLSSHPREESEAMGLPLLLPLLLLLLLLLLLLPPASLQGDHWAQPKALFHFGMNQQKQLSAPEGGSIRIPFSFDYSQDSGSVSNVKISWRWKHFHGDFIYKTTPRLIHKNFKNRLLLNWEEDMKNGSLQISNLRREDEGSYFCQVEMITEKYGEQKWQSIQGTELTITHAAKTATPGPTTSASTAATTAADLWDLEGKRSSGSWLLNKEAVVRLALPSAVLKIAILGLMVFLRWKRSKGLQTKARTPASQSRRSQSPPQGEPAPGGCELCPAQPLTHHPPSCSHAEDPSRIWRRNTRTLGTKSNRQTPRSVIREAAQTWPEILRGSLEKNDGILYAPLTLHNVPSPAAPPCPPAHGGPQEETLFSALKT from the exons ATGGGGGTGGGCAAGTTTGGGGAAGGCTGCCACCCCCCTCGGTCCTCTGAAGGAGCCTGGTCCTCCCTCTCCTGGGGACCACACTCTCCCCAGCAGCCACCCCAGAGGCCTCTCCTCCGGCCTCGAGGGCTCTGCTTGTCTTCTCATCCCCGGGAGGAGAGTGAGGCCATGGGGctgcccctgctgctgcccctgctgctgctgctgctgctgttgctgctgctgctgccaccggCATCTCTGCAGGGTG aTCACTGGGCACAACCCAAAGCACTCTTTCACTTTGGGATGAACCAGCAGAAACAACTCTCAGCCCCTGAGGGTGGCTCCATCCGCATCCCCTTCTCCTTCGACTACTCCCAGGACTCAGGCAGCGTTTCCAATGTGAAAATATCCTGGAGATGGAAACACTTCCATGGGGATTTCATCTACAAAACGACCCCCCGACTCATCCATAAGAACTTCAAGAACCGACTCCTCCTGAACTGGGAAGAGGATATGAAGAACGGCTCCCTCCAGATCTCGAACCTGCGGAGGGAGGACGAGGGTTCGTACTTCTGCCAAGTGGAGATGATCACAGAGAAATACGGTGAACAGAAGTGGCAGTCCATCCAGGGGACCGAGCTCACGATCACACACG CTGCCAAGACGGCCACCCCGGGCCCCACCACTTCTGCCAGCACCGCGGCCACCACTGCAGCTGACCTCTGGGACCTGGAGGGGAAAAGGAGTTCAGGGTCTTGGCTCCTGAATAAGGAAGCAGTGGTCAGGTTGGCCCTGCCCAGCGCTGTGCTCAAGATCGCAATTTTGGGACTGATGGTCTTCCTCAGGTGGAAGAGAAGCAAAG GTCTGCAGACTAAAGCCAGAACCCCCGCCAG TCAGTCCAGGAGGTCACAGAGCCCCCCACAAGGAGAACCAGCCCCAGGTGGGTGTGAACTCTGTCCTGCCCAGCCTCTAACCCATCACCCACCCTCCTGTTCCCATGCAGAGGATCCTTCCAGAATCTGGAGGAGAAATACGAGAACATTGGGAACAAAG AGCAACAGACAGACCCCAAGGAGTGTCATAAGAgaagcagctcagacctggcctgAAATATTACGGGGAAGTCTGGAGAAG AATGATGGCATCCTCTATGCCCCCCTCACCCTTCACAACGTGCCCTCACCGGCCGCACCTCCATGCCCTCCCGCCCACGGGGGCCCCCAGGAAGAGACCCTGTTCTCTGCCCTGAAGACCTAA
- the LOC110255267 gene encoding paired immunoglobulin-like type 2 receptor beta isoform X3, with product MGVGKFGEGCHPPRSSEGAWSSLSWGPHSPQQPPQRPLLRPRGLCLSSHPREESEAMGLPLLLPLLLLLLLLLLLLPPASLQGDHWAQPKALFHFGMNQQKQLSAPEGGSIRIPFSFDYSQDSGSVSNVKISWRWKHFHGDFIYKTTPRLIHKNFKNRLLLNWEEDMKNGSLQISNLRREDEGSYFCQVEMITEKYGEQKWQSIQGTELTITHAAKTATPGPTTSASTAATTAADLWDLEGKRSSGSWLLNKEAVVRLALPSAVLKIAILGLMVFLRWKRSKGLQTKARTPARMMASSMPPSPFTTCPHRPHLHALPPTGAPRKRPCSLP from the exons ATGGGGGTGGGCAAGTTTGGGGAAGGCTGCCACCCCCCTCGGTCCTCTGAAGGAGCCTGGTCCTCCCTCTCCTGGGGACCACACTCTCCCCAGCAGCCACCCCAGAGGCCTCTCCTCCGGCCTCGAGGGCTCTGCTTGTCTTCTCATCCCCGGGAGGAGAGTGAGGCCATGGGGctgcccctgctgctgcccctgctgctgctgctgctgctgttgctgctgctgctgccaccggCATCTCTGCAGGGTG aTCACTGGGCACAACCCAAAGCACTCTTTCACTTTGGGATGAACCAGCAGAAACAACTCTCAGCCCCTGAGGGTGGCTCCATCCGCATCCCCTTCTCCTTCGACTACTCCCAGGACTCAGGCAGCGTTTCCAATGTGAAAATATCCTGGAGATGGAAACACTTCCATGGGGATTTCATCTACAAAACGACCCCCCGACTCATCCATAAGAACTTCAAGAACCGACTCCTCCTGAACTGGGAAGAGGATATGAAGAACGGCTCCCTCCAGATCTCGAACCTGCGGAGGGAGGACGAGGGTTCGTACTTCTGCCAAGTGGAGATGATCACAGAGAAATACGGTGAACAGAAGTGGCAGTCCATCCAGGGGACCGAGCTCACGATCACACACG CTGCCAAGACGGCCACCCCGGGCCCCACCACTTCTGCCAGCACCGCGGCCACCACTGCAGCTGACCTCTGGGACCTGGAGGGGAAAAGGAGTTCAGGGTCTTGGCTCCTGAATAAGGAAGCAGTGGTCAGGTTGGCCCTGCCCAGCGCTGTGCTCAAGATCGCAATTTTGGGACTGATGGTCTTCCTCAGGTGGAAGAGAAGCAAAG GTCTGCAGACTAAAGCCAGAACCCCCGCCAG AATGATGGCATCCTCTATGCCCCCCTCACCCTTCACAACGTGCCCTCACCGGCCGCACCTCCATGCCCTCCCGCCCACGGGGGCCCCCAGGAAGAGACCCTGTTCTCTGCCCTGA
- the LOC110255267 gene encoding paired immunoglobulin-like type 2 receptor beta isoform X5, protein MGVGKFGEGCHPPRSSEGAWSSLSWGPHSPQQPPQRPLLRPRGLCLSSHPREESEAMGLPLLLPLLLLLLLLLLLLPPASLQGDHWAQPKALFHFGMNQQKQLSAPEGGSIRIPFSFDYSQDSGSVSNVKISWRWKHFHGDFIYKTTPRLIHKNFKNRLLLNWEEDMKNGSLQISNLRREDEGSYFCQVEMITEKYGEQKWQSIQGTELTITHAAKTATPGPTTSASTAATTAADLWDLEGKRSSGSWLLNKEAVVRLALPSAVLKIAILGLMVFLRWKRSKGLQTKARTPARGSFQNLEEKYENIGNKE, encoded by the exons ATGGGGGTGGGCAAGTTTGGGGAAGGCTGCCACCCCCCTCGGTCCTCTGAAGGAGCCTGGTCCTCCCTCTCCTGGGGACCACACTCTCCCCAGCAGCCACCCCAGAGGCCTCTCCTCCGGCCTCGAGGGCTCTGCTTGTCTTCTCATCCCCGGGAGGAGAGTGAGGCCATGGGGctgcccctgctgctgcccctgctgctgctgctgctgctgttgctgctgctgctgccaccggCATCTCTGCAGGGTG aTCACTGGGCACAACCCAAAGCACTCTTTCACTTTGGGATGAACCAGCAGAAACAACTCTCAGCCCCTGAGGGTGGCTCCATCCGCATCCCCTTCTCCTTCGACTACTCCCAGGACTCAGGCAGCGTTTCCAATGTGAAAATATCCTGGAGATGGAAACACTTCCATGGGGATTTCATCTACAAAACGACCCCCCGACTCATCCATAAGAACTTCAAGAACCGACTCCTCCTGAACTGGGAAGAGGATATGAAGAACGGCTCCCTCCAGATCTCGAACCTGCGGAGGGAGGACGAGGGTTCGTACTTCTGCCAAGTGGAGATGATCACAGAGAAATACGGTGAACAGAAGTGGCAGTCCATCCAGGGGACCGAGCTCACGATCACACACG CTGCCAAGACGGCCACCCCGGGCCCCACCACTTCTGCCAGCACCGCGGCCACCACTGCAGCTGACCTCTGGGACCTGGAGGGGAAAAGGAGTTCAGGGTCTTGGCTCCTGAATAAGGAAGCAGTGGTCAGGTTGGCCCTGCCCAGCGCTGTGCTCAAGATCGCAATTTTGGGACTGATGGTCTTCCTCAGGTGGAAGAGAAGCAAAG GTCTGCAGACTAAAGCCAGAACCCCCGCCAG AGGATCCTTCCAGAATCTGGAGGAGAAATACGAGAACATTGGGAACAAAG AATGA
- the LOC110255267 gene encoding paired immunoglobulin-like type 2 receptor beta isoform X4, giving the protein MGVGKFGEGCHPPRSSEGAWSSLSWGPHSPQQPPQRPLLRPRGLCLSSHPREESEAMGLPLLLPLLLLLLLLLLLLPPASLQGDHWAQPKALFHFGMNQQKQLSAPEGGSIRIPFSFDYSQDSGSVSNVKISWRWKHFHGDFIYKTTPRLIHKNFKNRLLLNWEEDMKNGSLQISNLRREDEGSYFCQVEMITEKYGEQKWQSIQGTELTITHAAKTATPGPTTSASTAATTAADLWDLEGKRSSGSWLLNKEAVVRLALPSAVLKIAILGLMVFLRWKRSKGLQTKARTPARGSFQNLEEKYENIGNKEQQTDPKECHKRSSSDLA; this is encoded by the exons ATGGGGGTGGGCAAGTTTGGGGAAGGCTGCCACCCCCCTCGGTCCTCTGAAGGAGCCTGGTCCTCCCTCTCCTGGGGACCACACTCTCCCCAGCAGCCACCCCAGAGGCCTCTCCTCCGGCCTCGAGGGCTCTGCTTGTCTTCTCATCCCCGGGAGGAGAGTGAGGCCATGGGGctgcccctgctgctgcccctgctgctgctgctgctgctgttgctgctgctgctgccaccggCATCTCTGCAGGGTG aTCACTGGGCACAACCCAAAGCACTCTTTCACTTTGGGATGAACCAGCAGAAACAACTCTCAGCCCCTGAGGGTGGCTCCATCCGCATCCCCTTCTCCTTCGACTACTCCCAGGACTCAGGCAGCGTTTCCAATGTGAAAATATCCTGGAGATGGAAACACTTCCATGGGGATTTCATCTACAAAACGACCCCCCGACTCATCCATAAGAACTTCAAGAACCGACTCCTCCTGAACTGGGAAGAGGATATGAAGAACGGCTCCCTCCAGATCTCGAACCTGCGGAGGGAGGACGAGGGTTCGTACTTCTGCCAAGTGGAGATGATCACAGAGAAATACGGTGAACAGAAGTGGCAGTCCATCCAGGGGACCGAGCTCACGATCACACACG CTGCCAAGACGGCCACCCCGGGCCCCACCACTTCTGCCAGCACCGCGGCCACCACTGCAGCTGACCTCTGGGACCTGGAGGGGAAAAGGAGTTCAGGGTCTTGGCTCCTGAATAAGGAAGCAGTGGTCAGGTTGGCCCTGCCCAGCGCTGTGCTCAAGATCGCAATTTTGGGACTGATGGTCTTCCTCAGGTGGAAGAGAAGCAAAG GTCTGCAGACTAAAGCCAGAACCCCCGCCAG AGGATCCTTCCAGAATCTGGAGGAGAAATACGAGAACATTGGGAACAAAG AGCAACAGACAGACCCCAAGGAGTGTCATAAGAgaagcagctcagacctggcctgA